GGCTAGCTGAAATTACATGGTTattattttgcttattttttagtgttttgagaaattatattcatttagattattttaagtgcaaaaaaatggaaatattataaaatatatcatatttgATGTCCCACAGTCAGTCTTATGCTTACAGTAATccaagaaaaattaaattactaaaaaaaaaagaatatatatggTAGGAGTCGTGTTCCTAATGGCTGACAAAAGTTATTTACTTcaaaaaatccaattcattCACGACTGAAACACCtcaagacaaaaaacaaaaaaaccctaacaaCTATCGGAAAAGTCGAGGGGCGCAGATATAAAATCCCTCCCAAGCAGGCGCCGAGGAAGGAGGAGAAAACGTTGGGCGTCCAGTGGAACAATGGCGCTGGAAAAGAGGAGCTTGTTCTTTGGAGTTGGGCAGGGTGTCCGTCCTTCCTTCCTCAAAGGAACACATTGGGTGGATTCAAGCCCGCAATAAAACAATGGTACACAATAGATCATCTCAAAGCGCTCTCATTTCACATGATAGCAACATTTCTATTGACCTTTTGTCTGCCGTGTGTAACAATGACTCAGCCAAGATGAGGAAAAATAATCAAGACGCAGCATTTGGCCTCTAATGAAAAGTCTGCTTTTCAGCTACTTCGTCTCCCACGGCAACGCACGCACCTGACGCGTTTACGACAATACCGCCATCCGAAGATGCGGAAAGTGCACGTTGCCCTTTGACCTTGTCGCCCTCAACTCTGGTGGTTAGGTAAGGTGTAAATCTAAtttgtggaaaaaacagaatttGGTTCTAAAGTTGATTTGTTCAGGTTTGGAGATCCGGTGGAGGTCAACTGCTCAGTGCCGATGGagatgttttctatgctgggaTGGGTCACATTGGTGAGAGCAATTCAACTTTTGTCCCACTTTACACtccacaaaaacataatttccACCTAAgcaaccaaattcaaagcatttccaccatattgaataatgtagGCTCTCCTTTTTAAGTCTGAAACAAGAAATTCTCTCAGAATTTTGACCAAATCACCACCATATCCCATAAAGTAGGTTCTCTTCTTTAAGTCTGAAACAAGTTCTCAATAaaaatgacctttgacctcattaacCCTATATTAAATTCTTTAATTTCATATTACTGACATCTTTAGCAACCTTTTATTCAATcttgccaaattatttttcctgACCTTTTTGGTCATTTGAGGTAACTTAGAAAAACAAGAAACTCAATCTCTCAATTTTGTGAttattacaaacaaaaacaatttcaaactAACTACGATCACCCTGTCATGCTAAAACTGAAACCTCTACACAACCAAAAACTGCGCAAAATTCAAACCTACAAGCAAAAATATGTCCACACTTAACTGAAGAGTGAAATACAAATTCAAGTATTAATAAATATGTATGCTTAAGTTTTAAGCCATCCACAAATATAGCAGCCATTTAATTGCACTTAACAATAAAAACCAACAAGACCCTCCAACCATTCTACAATCGAAAAATCATACTATTCCGGACCATTAAATATTTACTATATTAAATGAATATGGAGCAAAAatccaattaattttgaaaagtAAACATCCTCAAATTCTGTAACGACCCCCTAACGGCATAACATGTGATTGATATGATTTTCAGCTGTCACCGCAGCCCACCACGGATAGCTTTCTAGTGTGGAAAGTGGACCACCTGACCGAGTGGAGCATCACCTCCATGTGTTACGCCGTGTCAGACCTAGAAGGATCTTGTCACCGTAAACTCCCCGTCCTGGTCTACAGTAAGTTTTAACTccaaacacaggtgtcaaagtggtggcccgggggcgaAATCTggtccaccacatcattttgtgtgacccgaaaaagtaaatcatgagtgccgactttctgttttaggatcaaattaaaatgaagagtatagatgtatattacatttcaagatttttcccctttgaaatcaatcattgtaattttttaatcaattttttttctgtttttagttcaaaaataattttgtaaaatctaaaaatatatttaaaaaaagctaaaataaatattgttttagatctataaaaaaatgaatatttagggtttttaatccagttattttaatccatttataaaaaaaatatctaaatattatatctaaaatggttcgtCTCAGTCCAATTGAGGGGCTTGTGGGACTTCAGTCTTTTGTCTTTTCCCATTTTCCAATCAGAACCCCCAGATGACGTCTCCCTGACTTTAGCGAACCACACGGGCTCCCTATTGGAGCACCACGAGTTCTCCCTCCACTGTACCGTCCACAACGTGGCCCCGGCCAGAAACCTCCTTGTGACCTTCTACCGAAACCAAAGCCGATTGGCGCAATTACACTCCAACATAACGGACGACACACCTGTTACTGAAGTCTTCGCTCTGGACGTCCTCGCCACGAGGGAAGACGACGGCGCCAACTACTGGTGCGAGGCGGAACTACAACTGCAGCCAACGGAAAGCCAGAAACCCATAGCGGTTGCGTCGGAAAAAGTCACAACAACTGTCCTGTGTAAGTCAAATGATTAGTTAGATTAGATGACTATTAGCAGCTACTTTtagcatttaaaatattattttttttacccgcaGTTGGTCCACAATTGCTTTGCCCAGCAAAGCTTCAAGTAAAGATGGGAGAAAGCTTACACTGTGACGTCCGAGGAAACCCCGAACCGTCGGTTATCTGGCTCAAAGATGGCCGCAAGGTGATCCCGCCCACTCGCTGCAGTAGAGCGCACGCTGGAAAATACACAGTACTCGCCACAGGACTTTTTAAACAGAATGTAACCGTGGAAGTGGAGGTGGTCAATTGCAGAGGtacgatttttttgtgtttaacttTTTGAGTCAAAAAGTGATctaattttacctttttttttgttttaggcaCTGCAAGTGTGTGTAAAAAACTCTTCCTGCTGCTTGTACTGATGGTGAACTTACTGTgaaggttaaaaaacaaacaaaaaagtctcaCTGCTGTTAATACAAATGTCCGCTGCTGGGAGGGAAATTTttgtcagggacttttggtttAGTTTTGTATTaagattgttgtttttgtgttcagGATGactattatttttgtatatttgcgATAATTACAGAGTGCAAATTTTATGGCCAGATATCAGATCACATGGAGATGTACTGAAGATTTTGGCAAATGTCCCTGGACTGccaatttggtaaaaaaaatccctcaaaaagGCAACTTGGTGCCTGTAATTTGAGTAAAATagcttcaaatgaattggacgtctttcTTGGATATTTATCATCAATTATAGCCAAAGAGCTCAAAATAGCTGCTGTCTAGgtacttttaatcattttacactTTTCCAAAAACGgcatattacattttttgtgtgattaAGTGCAACACAAATGACAAATTTGAAATaacttccccccaaaaaaatccccacCATGTTTTAGGGCCATTGTGAATCATCGACgtcaaatacatttgaatgttttataTATGctctcttattttttaaatttcatctttaaataaatatataaaaaaaaacattaaggacgtcccatgttttttttttttgttatacccAAGTTTCAGTCCGAGTTGGAATCCAAGACGATGACTTCGTTATTCTCCGCTGTGACGTAGGAGGCGCTGGAACCTTCGACCGGCGAATCGGCTTCGTGGGGAAGGTCTTCTTCGTCTAGCGGAAGGGACATTGTGCTTTGATCCAAAACGGGCGGAATGACGATTGAAGGCTGCATCTTCTCAGATCTGGACTTTCGCCTGGTCACAATTTCAATAAACCTTCATTGATCTGCTTTAAGAAGCACCGAAAACTGGCTATACTCACGGAAACATGGCGTGCAGTCCCAATAACTTCCTGCTCTCTTTCAGTAGCaccctaaaaaaataagcaGCACTTGAACGCCACTCGATatcggtgcttggacgtttggtcgccggtcaaatggtgacagggagtttattgttgaaaccagctctcaaaattatattcagtttaatatccaagtactgtttaatatccaagagataatttaatatacaagtactgtttaatatccaagtactgtttaatatccaagagataatttaatatacaagtactgtttaatatccaagtactgtttaatatccaagagataatttaatatacaagtactgtttaatatctaagtactgtttaatatctaagtactgtttaatatctaagtactgtttaatatctaagtactgtttaatacctaagtactgtttaatacctaagtactgtttaatatctaagtactgtttaatatctaagtactgtttaatatctaagtactgtttattttctaagtactgttgaaaaaagtagatatttagatattaaactctctctgatgaatataattttgagagctagtttcaacagtaaactctgtcaccatttgaccggcgaccaaacgtccggtcatgttACCTACCTGGTCTGCATCCAGCCTTTGGGCCAAAGAGGTTTGAAGTCCTTGACCAACAAGGCCTTGAGGTAGTCATCAAATTGTTGGTTCTCTTTCCTTCTGCCTTGAAAAAGGGACATTTTCTGTCTAAGAACATGACAGAGCGCCTCTCTAGACGCAGAAGGAGAAAATGATAATTGTTGCTTGTCCTATTTATAGATTGTATATTTTCACTTGATCACCTGACCCGCTCGTTCCACTTGAACAACTTCCTGGGCCCGCCTCCTTTTCTGGAGCCCTTGTCCTCCTCCAAGTCGTACTTGGCCTCACTTCCGTCATCCATGGCCCTGACGACCAAAGGTACATTTTAATGTTAGCAATTGTAATTTCTTCAAATTATCGGCTGCtaacagaattttttttccgtttctACAGTTTGTAAGGAGCATGGCGCTATCATTTTTTGGAATCcagtgtattttttactatttaggccttcaattttctcaaaaaatgtgctttaggGGTTCATTTGAACGACCAAACTCACTGCAGGGTTTTTCCTTGCTCATATTCGTGACGCCGTTTCTTGAACTGTGCAATCTGTTCTGGCATGGCTCGCTCGATTGCCTGCCTCAGCTTCCACATGGGATCCTCCATATTTGAAATCTCTTCCTATATTGCAGagagggtgaaaaaaataacaaaacccaATGGGTAAAGAATATAGTAATGTCCGCTACTGGTATGGATGGAGCTAGTGAAGAAGCACTCACCGCCATCTTGAGTCTCTTGACTCGCTTGAGGAGCGTTTCCTTGCTGCAGGGCAAGAAGGAGGACAGGTGCGTGTACACTCGGGACCGCAAGTTGCCGCCGTGCTCGCGACATTGACAATCGATGCTTATGTGGAAGACAGATCAGAAATGTCAATGGAAATTGAAATTACTTGCCATTTTATACCTTAATGAAAACCTTCAAAAATGTACTTCATTCTCTATTAAAATGTGTGATACTCACTCAAGCAAAATGGAGTTGATTTCCGGGGTGAAAAACTTGAGTTTGGACTCTCCCTCCGCGGTCTTGGCTGCCTgctgaaacacatttttaacaaacatttaacataagaaacatttttatagatctaaaacaatgttaattgtagttttttaaaataaatttttagattttacaaaaaaatgatttttgaactaaaaacacccaaaaaaatggattaaataattataattattgatttaaaaggggaaaaatcaggaaatttaatatacatctttactcttcattttaatttgatcctaaaacaaagtcggcactgattatttactttcccgggccacacaaaattattcggcgggccaaatctggcccccgggcctccactttgacaccaatgctTTAGGGGAATGAAGCTAAAGGCTCACACAATGAAATTATAGGAGAAGATGAAGGACGGAATCAAGTATTTGTGATGTATAGTGATGCCTtcatacattacatttttgtggatttttaaaatgtattaatggcGACCAACCAATTGACCAAGATAGACCTTACCATCATCAGAGTCTTGATGCTGTCCTCCAGGGTTGGCGGTAATCCCTCGGGAAAGGCGACGCACGGCAACCATCCCACGCACGCCGGATGAACTTTCGCCGCTTGGGTGGTAGGAGGAGTCACTAAATCGACTTCCGGCGGCCCGTGATAGTCGGCCTCCGTTAAAGACGGCGGCGAAGGCACCTCGTCGCCGACGTCCAACAAGCAGTCCAAATCGATGTCGAACTCCACCGTGCTGGCGGCCTGGAGAAGGGC
This region of Stigmatopora nigra isolate UIUO_SnigA chromosome 6, RoL_Snig_1.1, whole genome shotgun sequence genomic DNA includes:
- the ubn1 gene encoding ubinuclein-1 isoform X1 — translated: MAQARRVRLTELPRDVKPQTVTRTVFEAKASTDSGCVSGPARAGSPSPDSGSATVRLVVALLEPEQNTFNEFSYVQLLADKGNKDEVQTSNKFEAEEKREQAHITELVRKMEEKYATKKKPDRLQDLIDIGDGYDDEDSFIDNSEAYDEYVPSSIAPEFGGFYVNTGVLQFRQASETSRDESPPEASQKVQEEQKRQKKRSRKVQQDKDDIDAKSSADDDLTKKGKKRTGPLSVTRMLKKFRLEKELERHKTEMAADAGGGSGLADPLLSLIGAADDQALLQAASTVEFDIDLDCLLDVGDEVPSPPSLTEADYHGPPEVDLVTPPTTQAAKVHPACVGWLPCVAFPEGLPPTLEDSIKTLMMQAAKTAEGESKLKFFTPEINSILLDIDCQCREHGGNLRSRVYTHLSSFLPCSKETLLKRVKRLKMAEEISNMEDPMWKLRQAIERAMPEQIAQFKKRRHEYEQGKTLQAMDDGSEAKYDLEEDKGSRKGGGPRKLFKWNERVREALCHVLRQKMSLFQGRRKENQQFDDYLKALLVKDFKPLWPKGWMQTRVLLKESRKLLGLHAMFPRKSRSEKMQPSIVIPPVLDQSTMSLPLDEEDLPHEADSPVEGSSASYVTAENNEVIVLDSNSD
- the ubn1 gene encoding ubinuclein-1 isoform X2 — protein: MAQARRVRLTELPRDVKPQTVTRTVFEAKASTDSGCVSGPARAGSPSPDSGSATVRLVVALLEPEQNTFNEFSYVQLLADKGNKDEVQTSNKFEAEEKREQAHITELVRKMEEKYATKKKPDRLQDLIDIGDGYDDEDSFIDNSEAYDEYVPSSIAPEFGGFYVNTGVLQFRQASETSRDESPPEASQKVQEEQKRQKKRSRKVQQDKDDIDAKSSADDDLTKKGKKRTGPLSVTRMLKKFRLEKELERHKTEMAADAGGGSGLADPLLSLIGAADDQALLQAASTVEFDIDLDCLLDVGDEVPSPPSLTEADYHGPPEVDLVTPPTTQAAKVHPACVGWLPCVAFPEGLPPTLEDSIKTLMMAAKTAEGESKLKFFTPEINSILLDIDCQCREHGGNLRSRVYTHLSSFLPCSKETLLKRVKRLKMAEEISNMEDPMWKLRQAIERAMPEQIAQFKKRRHEYEQGKTLQAMDDGSEAKYDLEEDKGSRKGGGPRKLFKWNERVREALCHVLRQKMSLFQGRRKENQQFDDYLKALLVKDFKPLWPKGWMQTRVLLKESRKLLGLHAMFPRKSRSEKMQPSIVIPPVLDQSTMSLPLDEEDLPHEADSPVEGSSASYVTAENNEVIVLDSNSD
- the ubn1 gene encoding ubinuclein-1 isoform X3, which produces MEEKYATKKKPDRLQDLIDIGDGYDDEDSFIDNSEAYDEYVPSSIAPEFGGFYVNTGVLQFRQASETSRDESPPEASQKVQEEQKRQKKRSRKVQQDKDDIDAKSSADDDLTKKGKKRTGPLSVTRMLKKFRLEKELERHKTEMAADAGGGSGLADPLLSLIGAADDQALLQAASTVEFDIDLDCLLDVGDEVPSPPSLTEADYHGPPEVDLVTPPTTQAAKVHPACVGWLPCVAFPEGLPPTLEDSIKTLMMQAAKTAEGESKLKFFTPEINSILLDIDCQCREHGGNLRSRVYTHLSSFLPCSKETLLKRVKRLKMAEEISNMEDPMWKLRQAIERAMPEQIAQFKKRRHEYEQGKTLQAMDDGSEAKYDLEEDKGSRKGGGPRKLFKWNERVREALCHVLRQKMSLFQGRRKENQQFDDYLKALLVKDFKPLWPKGWMQTRVLLKESRKLLGLHAMFPRKSRSEKMQPSIVIPPVLDQSTMSLPLDEEDLPHEADSPVEGSSASYVTAENNEVIVLDSNSD
- the LOC144197857 gene encoding uncharacterized protein LOC144197857 produces the protein MEMFSMLGWVTLLSPQPTTDSFLVWKVDHLTEWSITSMCYAVSDLEGSCHRKLPVLVYKPPDDVSLTLANHTGSLLEHHEFSLHCTVHNVAPARNLLVTFYRNQSRLAQLHSNITDDTPVTEVFALDVLATREDDGANYWCEAELQLQPTESQKPIAVASEKVTTTVLFGPQLLCPAKLQVKMGESLHCDVRGNPEPSVIWLKDGRKVIPPTRCSRAHAGKYTVLATGLFKQNVTVEVEVVNCRGTASVCKKLFLLLVLMVNLL